From a region of the Constantimarinum furrinae genome:
- a CDS encoding metal-dependent hydrolase: MKITFYGQNSLAIEVAGKNLIVDPFISGNDLAKDKVDIMTLKADYILLTHAHQDHILDAEAIAKNTGATIVSNYEIAMHYQEKGIEVHPMNHGGNWQFDFGNVKYVNAIHTSSFPDGSYGGQPGGFVIEGERKNIYIAGDTALTMDMKLIPMITKLDLAILPIGDNFTMGIDDAIIASDFVQCDKVLGVHYDTFGFIEIDHEEAKKKFYDANKDLMLLEIGESIEL, translated from the coding sequence ATGAAAATTACATTTTACGGTCAGAATAGTCTGGCCATTGAAGTCGCAGGTAAAAATCTAATTGTAGATCCTTTTATAAGTGGAAATGATCTTGCTAAGGATAAAGTTGATATCATGACGTTAAAAGCCGATTATATTTTATTAACCCATGCCCACCAGGATCATATTCTGGATGCCGAAGCCATTGCAAAGAATACCGGAGCTACCATAGTGAGTAATTATGAAATTGCGATGCATTACCAAGAAAAGGGCATTGAGGTACATCCAATGAATCACGGGGGAAATTGGCAATTCGATTTTGGAAATGTAAAATATGTAAATGCCATCCACACCAGTTCTTTTCCCGACGGGAGTTATGGAGGGCAACCCGGCGGATTCGTCATTGAGGGTGAACGTAAGAATATTTATATCGCCGGTGATACGGCGCTTACCATGGATATGAAACTTATCCCTATGATAACCAAACTCGATCTGGCGATCTTACCAATTGGTGATAATTTTACCATGGGAATCGATGATGCCATCATCGCCAGTGATTTCGTTCAATGTGATAAGGTCCTCGGTGTTCATTATGACACTTTTGGCTTTATTGAAATCGATCATGAAGAGGCCAAAAAGAAATTCTACGACGCAAATAAGGATCTTATGTTGCTCGAAATTGGAGAAAGTATAGAATTGTAG